A stretch of the Carassius carassius chromosome 6, fCarCar2.1, whole genome shotgun sequence genome encodes the following:
- the slc29a4b gene encoding equilibrative nucleoside transporter 4 — translation MYSEEWSRNRQGREKAVITNFSFSQLPEEENRGRIKSHSFYDSEESIPDDRYHGIYFAMLLAGVGFLLPYNSFITDVDYLHRKFKGTSIVFDMSLTYIMVALSAVIVNNALVERLSLNTRICVGYLFALGPLVFVSVFDVWLELFDTQQSYALTLAAIAIVAFGCTVQQSSFYGYTGMLPKRYTQGVMTGESTAGVIVSLSRIFTKLLVEDEKKNTIIFFLFSVSIETLCFLLHVVVRRTHFVRYHTDRARHSWLKGQINNFTTKNHSGYQIHYDSSAEEEDGVVSSTVDEADAVNLGHGSHGDGIYVRFDVPKPDTKRTWMSVKELLDQRCAVARMIWPYMLSILVTYFITLCLFPGLESELRNDTLGEWLPILTMALFNMADFVGKILAACPYEWGGVQLLVCSCFRVLFLPLFVMCVSPVHHPLLAHPAWPCCLSLMLGISNGYLGSVPMIQAAGKVPLQQREVAGNTMTVSYMAGLMLGSAVSYSTYSLTSQAHSTHTLKLNNTLTLQSYMPGH, via the exons ATGTACTCTGAGGAGTGGAGCAGAAATCGGCAGGGTAGAGAGAAGGCTGTGATCACGAATTTCAGCTTCAGTCAGCTGCCAGAGGAGGAGAATAGGGGTCGGATAAAATCTCACAGTTTTTATG actcagaggaatccattcctGATGATCGCTACCATGGCATCTACTTTGCCATGCTGTTGGCTGGTGTTGGCTTTCTACTGCCATACAATAGTTTCATCACCGATGTGGACTACCTCCACCGCAAATTCAAAG GCACCTCTATTGTGTTCGACATGAGTTTGACGTATATTATGGTGGCTCTCAGTGCTGTCATTGTGAACAACGCTCTTGTGGAGAGACTGAGCTTAAACACTCGCATCTGTGTGG GATATCTATTTGCATTGGGACCTTTGGTGTTTGTGAGTGTATTTGACGTCTGGTTGGAGCTGTTTGACACTCAGCAGTCCTATGCTCTTACTCTAGCTGCAATTGCCATTGTTGCATTTGGATGCACAG TGCAGCAATCTAGTTTCTATGGTTACACTGGGATGCTGCCCAAGAGGTACACACAGGGCGTGATGACTGGAGAGA GCACTGCAGGAGTTATTGTGTCTCTGAGTCGGATTTTCACAAAGCTGCTGGTGGAAGACGAGAAGAAAAACACCATCATCTTCTTCCTGTTCTCTGTCTCAATAGAGACGCTCTGTTTTCTGTTACACGTGGTGGTCCGACGGACACACTTTGTCCGTTATCACACCGATAGAGCTCGCCACAGCTGGCTCAAAggacaaattaataattttacgACAAAAAACCACAGTGGATATCAGATACATTATGACAGCAGCGCAGAGGAAGAG GATGGAGTGGTGTCAAGCACAGTTGACGAAGCTGATGCAGTTAATCTGGGTCACGGTTCCCATGGAGACGGAATATACGTCAGGTTTGACGTGCCCAAACCAGACACCAAAAGGACCTGGATGAGTGTGAAGG AGCTGCTGGATCAGAGGTGTGCTGTTGCTCGGATGATCTGGCCCTATATGCTCTCAATTTTGGTGACATATTTCATcacactgtgtctgttccctggtTTGGAGTCAGAGTTACGCAATGATACTCTGGGAGAATGGCTGCCTATTCTCACCATGGCTCTGTTCAACATGGCAGACTTTGTGGGCAAG ATCTTGGCAGCGTGTCCGTATGAGTGGGGTGGTGTGCAGCTGCTGGTGTGTTCATGTTTTCGGGTCCTCTTTCTGCCTCTGTTTGTGATGTGCGTGTCGCCCGTGCATCACCCTCTGCTGGCGCACCCAGCCTGGCCCTGCTGCCTGTCTTTGATGCTGGGAATCAGTAACGGATACCTTGGCTCTGTACCAATGATACAGGCGGCAGGCAAGGTGCCACTTCAACAGCGAGAAGTGGCAG ggaaCACCATGACAGTATCATATATGGCAGGACTGATGCTGGGGTCTGCTGTGTCTTACTCAACATACAGCCTGACCTCACAGGCACATTCTACTCACACACTGAAACTCAACAACACACTCACATTACAGAGCTATATGCCTGGCCACTGA